The DNA region GGTAGACGCCGACCAGGATCGGCACGCCGACGCCGCCGGTCATCACCGGAAACGCGGCGAAGCCATTGCCCATCACGATCGTGAACAGCGCCATGCCGACGCAATACACGATCACCGCGACCAGACGGTAGTCCATGTTGATGTAGGCGGTGGTCAGGTGCGCGACGGCCTTGCCGACGCCGGCGTCCGAGAACACCAGCCCGAGCATGCCGAGCATCTGCGGCAGCACCACGGCCCAGCCCAGCGCATCGATCAGCCGCCGCGTTTCGCGCATCGATTGCCCCACCGTATCGCGGGTGATGACGCATGCCACGCCCACCGCGACGATGCAGCCGATGCCGAACGCGACCAGCGTGACGTTCTTCGGATCGATCAGCGGCACGCCGCCGAACACCAGATGCGGCGCGAGCAACGTGCCCACCACGGTGATCACCGGGATCGTCAGCGCCGGTACGAACAGCCGGTTGCCGAGCCGTTTCGCGCTCGCGCGCCGCACATCCTCGCGCAGCACGCGCGGTTTCCCCGAGGTCACGCCGCCGAAGCCGGCGATCAGCGCCATGATCACCACCGCCGCGCCGACGAACGCCGGCGGCAGGCGGTCGCCCACCAGGAAGGTCAATGCATAGATCAGCCAGAAACCGCCGGCCAGGAAGCGCCGGGGATGCTGCCGGTCCGTCAGGATCATGCCGGCGACCACCACCAGGATGAGGCCCAGCAGCCAGAACAGGTATTGGATCGACAAGGTCATCGACGGTCTCCGCGGGTTTCACGGACGTTACGAACGGCACGGGTGTCACCGATGTTGTCGGTGGGCCGGAGGGCGCCGTCCGGCGCGGGCAGGGACTGCAGTTCCTGGCGCAGGCGGCGGTCGAGGCGCCACAGCCGGAACGCATGGATGCAGAACGCGCAGATCGCGGTGGGAATGCCCCACATCGCCACATGCATGGGCTGGGTCTCGATGCCCGCCTCGCGCAGGAAGGTGACCATCAGCACGATCGCGCCGAACGCAACGAAGATGTCCTCGCCGAAGAACAGGCCGACATTGTCGGTGGCGGCGGCCCAGGCGCGCAGCCGGTAACGCACCGCGTCGCTCAGTTTGCCGAAGCGCGTCTCGGCGGCGCCTTCGGCCATCGGCGCGAGCAGCGGGCGCACCATCTGCGGATGCCCGCCCAGTCCGGTGAGTCCGATCGCCGCGGTGAGCTGGCGCACCAGCAGGTAGACGATCAGCAAGCGGCCGGTGGTGGCGGCGTGGATGCCGGAAATCCACGCCTGCGCGCGTTCGCGCAGGCCATGCCGTTCGAGCAGCCCGATCACCGCGAGCGGCAGCAGGATGATCAGCGGCAGGGCGCGGGCCTTGATGAAGCCCGATCCGATCTCGGCCAGTACCCGTTCGAGCGGAAAATGCGCGGCGAATCCGGTGATCAGCGCGGCGGCGGCCACCACCAGCATCGGGTTGAAGCGCAACAGGAAACCCGCGATGATCGCGGCAACGCCGATCAGGGGCCACAGACTGATTTGCATCAAGTACTCCAAATTGAAGGACCAGGGGGAACGGCAGGCAAGGTACAACGGAGCAAGGCAAGGCGCCGACGGAAATGCAAACGGTACCCGGTCAAAAATCGCGTGGGTGCCGCCATGCGGCGCCCACGCGCCCGTCAGCCGGCGCGAACGCGGATGTGACGGGCTTCCAGCGTTGCGCGGATGCGGCGGGCGAAGGCCAGCGCATGCGGGCCGTCACCGTGCAGACAGAATGTCTGCGCGTTCACCGCGCACCAGTCGCCTTCCACGGTACGCACGCGTTTTTCGTGGATCATTACCAGAATGCGCTCGATCATCGCCTCCTCGTCGTGGATCAGCGCGCCGGGCGCATCGCGCGGCACCAGCGAGCCGTCGGCGCGATAGCCGCGATCGGCGAACGCCTCCTCGACGACCGTCAGACCGGCACGCTGCGCGGCGGCGACGAGTTCGCCGCCGGCAAGACCGAAGACCGTGAGCGACGGATCGAACGCGGCGACGGCGCGCACGATCGCGTCCGCCAGAACCGGATCCCGCGCCGCCTGGTTGTATAGCGCCCCGTGCGGTTTGACATGCGCGATGCGCCCGCCGGCGGCGTGGACGATGGCCGCCAGCGCGCCCAGTTGATAGAGCATGCCGGCATGCACCTCGTCGGGCGTCAGATGCATTTCCGCGCGGCCGAAGTTTTCCCGGTCCAGAAAGCTCGGATGCGCGCCGATCGACACGCCCCGCGCCACGGCCCAGCGCGCGCAGTCGCGCATCGCATCGGCGCCACCCGCATGCCAGCCACAGGCGATATTCGCCGAGCTGACCAGATCGAGCAATGCTTCGTCGGTGGTGCAGCCTTCGCCCAGATCGGCGTTCAGATCGATTTCCATGATGCTCCATCGAGTCGACACGCGCGGCGGCGGTGTACCGCTCGCGCGTGCGGATCTAGGCGGCCGACCGCAGGCGGCGTTCGCGCTGCAGCCGGATCGCCAATTCCAGTTGGTGAAAATACGTTTCGATATCCAGCAAGGCCTGGCGCGCGTCGGCGTGCGAGCACTCGACGAAGCGCACTGGCGCGTTCAACCGTGTCTGCGCAAGTTGCCAGAGGTCGGCGGTAATCACCAGCGCCAGCTTCGGATAGCCGCCGGCGGTCTGCGCATCGCCCATCAGCAGGATGGGCTGACCGCCTGGCGGCACCTGGAGGGTACCCGGCAGGACCGCATGGGAGAGCAGTTCGCCACCGCTTTTGCGCGTCAGCGCCGGGCCGCCGAGCCGGTAACCCATGCGGT from Robbsia betulipollinis includes:
- a CDS encoding DUF979 domain-containing protein, producing MTLSIQYLFWLLGLILVVVAGMILTDRQHPRRFLAGGFWLIYALTFLVGDRLPPAFVGAAVVIMALIAGFGGVTSGKPRVLREDVRRASAKRLGNRLFVPALTIPVITVVGTLLAPHLVFGGVPLIDPKNVTLVAFGIGCIVAVGVACVITRDTVGQSMRETRRLIDALGWAVVLPQMLGMLGLVFSDAGVGKAVAHLTTAYINMDYRLVAVIVYCVGMALFTIVMGNGFAAFPVMTGGVGVPILVGVYHGDPAIMAAIGMFSGYCGTLLTPMAANFNIVPVALLELPDKNAVIKVQAPTAIAVLICNIVLLNTFMFR
- a CDS encoding DUF969 domain-containing protein yields the protein MQISLWPLIGVAAIIAGFLLRFNPMLVVAAAALITGFAAHFPLERVLAEIGSGFIKARALPLIILLPLAVIGLLERHGLRERAQAWISGIHAATTGRLLIVYLLVRQLTAAIGLTGLGGHPQMVRPLLAPMAEGAAETRFGKLSDAVRYRLRAWAAATDNVGLFFGEDIFVAFGAIVLMVTFLREAGIETQPMHVAMWGIPTAICAFCIHAFRLWRLDRRLRQELQSLPAPDGALRPTDNIGDTRAVRNVRETRGDRR
- the pxpA gene encoding 5-oxoprolinase subunit PxpA, producing the protein MEIDLNADLGEGCTTDEALLDLVSSANIACGWHAGGADAMRDCARWAVARGVSIGAHPSFLDRENFGRAEMHLTPDEVHAGMLYQLGALAAIVHAAGGRIAHVKPHGALYNQAARDPVLADAIVRAVAAFDPSLTVFGLAGGELVAAAQRAGLTVVEEAFADRGYRADGSLVPRDAPGALIHDEEAMIERILVMIHEKRVRTVEGDWCAVNAQTFCLHGDGPHALAFARRIRATLEARHIRVRAG